The following coding sequences are from one Kushneria phosphatilytica window:
- a CDS encoding flagellar basal body L-ring protein FlgH: MTALIPANMHRLVPERSRLHALMLIVLLALMAGLGGCAQIPRQNVVQGPTTAPPQPVPVPDANGSLFQARYSKPLFEDRRPRAIGDILTIVLNENVSATKSSAANASRNGSATLGLDTVPKGVRGLLDGRATDLSGSNQFSGQGGANASNTFTGTITVTVMDVLPNGNLAVAGEKRIGINQGTEYIRFSGTVNPRTINANSAVVSNQVADARLEYYGDGYINEAQTMGWLQRFFLNISPF; this comes from the coding sequence ATGACTGCCCTGATCCCCGCCAATATGCATCGGCTCGTGCCTGAGCGCTCGCGTTTGCACGCGCTGATGCTGATTGTGCTGTTGGCGCTCATGGCCGGACTGGGCGGTTGTGCCCAGATTCCGCGTCAGAATGTCGTACAGGGGCCGACAACAGCGCCACCACAGCCGGTACCGGTGCCGGATGCCAATGGCTCACTTTTTCAGGCCCGTTACTCCAAGCCTCTGTTCGAGGATCGCAGGCCACGGGCCATTGGTGACATTCTGACCATTGTGCTCAATGAAAATGTCAGTGCCACCAAGAGTTCGGCGGCCAATGCCAGTCGCAACGGCTCTGCCACGCTCGGACTCGACACCGTGCCGAAGGGGGTCAGGGGGTTGCTCGATGGGCGTGCCACCGATCTTTCCGGTAGTAACCAGTTTTCGGGGCAGGGAGGCGCGAATGCTTCCAATACCTTTACCGGAACGATCACCGTAACGGTGATGGATGTGCTACCCAACGGCAATCTGGCCGTGGCAGGCGAAAAACGGATCGGTATCAATCAGGGCACCGAGTACATCCGTTTTTCGGGTACGGTCAATCCACGCACGATCAACGCCAACTCGGCTGTCGTTTCGAATCAGGTAGCGGATGCCCGCCTGGAGTATTACGGCGATGGCTATATCAATGAAGCCCAGACCATGGGTTGGTTGCAGCGCTTCTTTTTGAACATTTCACCGTTCTGA
- the flgF gene encoding flagellar basal-body rod protein FlgF: MDHMIYTALSGAKQTLERQSIVANNMANASTPGFRAELSAYRAVPVNGAGHQTRAIVAESTPGSDFQTGTIQTTGRALDVAIDGQGWLAVQSPDGSEGYTRGGGLQVDSTGLLRSNGQAVLGEDGPIVMPLGAEDVSIASDGTISAVAAGGQPNARAEIGRLKLVNPAEGSLMRGEDGLFHIRTPNGQPAPAQPLDDTVRLVSGAIESSNVNPTEAMVAMIDNARRFEMQMKMLQSADENDQKANSLLSLS; encoded by the coding sequence ATGGATCACATGATTTATACCGCCCTGTCCGGGGCCAAGCAGACCCTTGAACGGCAGTCGATCGTGGCCAACAACATGGCCAATGCTTCGACGCCGGGCTTTCGGGCAGAGCTTTCAGCCTATCGCGCCGTACCGGTCAATGGTGCCGGTCATCAGACCCGGGCCATAGTTGCCGAGAGTACGCCCGGTTCCGATTTTCAGACCGGCACCATCCAGACCACTGGTCGGGCACTGGATGTGGCCATCGATGGTCAGGGCTGGCTGGCGGTGCAATCGCCGGATGGCAGTGAAGGCTATACCCGCGGCGGCGGTCTGCAGGTCGATTCCACCGGCCTTCTGAGATCGAACGGCCAGGCGGTGCTGGGCGAGGATGGTCCGATTGTCATGCCGCTGGGTGCCGAGGATGTCTCCATTGCAAGTGATGGCACCATTTCGGCGGTCGCGGCCGGAGGGCAGCCCAATGCTCGCGCGGAAATCGGGCGTCTCAAGCTGGTTAATCCGGCGGAAGGCAGCCTGATGCGTGGGGAAGATGGTCTCTTTCACATTCGTACGCCCAATGGGCAGCCTGCACCGGCTCAGCCGCTTGACGATACCGTTCGGCTGGTCAGTGGTGCCATCGAGTCGAGTAACGTCAATCCGACCGAGGCAATGGTGGCCATGATCGATAACGCCCGACGTTTCGAGATGCAGATGAAGATGCTGCAGAGCGCCGACGAGAACGATCAGAAAGCCAATTCGCTGCTCTCGCTGAGCTGA
- the flgG gene encoding flagellar basal-body rod protein FlgG — translation MIRSLWIAKTGLDAQQTNMDVISNNLANVSTNGFKKSRAVFEDLLYQNLRQPGSMSSVQTNLPSGLQVGTGVRPVATERLHTQGNLEQTGNSKDVAINGRGFFAVQMPDGTSSYTRDGSFQLNENGQMVTANGFPIEPGIVIPQNALSLSIAQDGTVSVTQPGVTGSVQVGQLQLSTFINPTGLESIGDNLYRETNASGPRNDNVPGNNGAGLLQQNFVETSNVNVVEEMVNMIETQRSYEINSKAVSTVDQMLGRLTQL, via the coding sequence ATGATTCGTTCACTCTGGATTGCCAAGACCGGTCTTGACGCCCAGCAGACCAACATGGATGTCATTTCCAACAACCTGGCCAACGTCTCGACCAACGGCTTCAAGAAGTCACGTGCCGTTTTCGAGGATCTGCTCTATCAGAATCTGCGCCAACCCGGGTCGATGTCATCGGTCCAGACCAATCTGCCTTCGGGGCTGCAGGTCGGTACCGGTGTGCGTCCGGTGGCAACCGAGCGACTGCATACTCAGGGCAACCTCGAGCAGACCGGGAATTCCAAGGATGTCGCCATCAATGGTCGGGGGTTCTTTGCCGTACAGATGCCGGATGGCACTTCTTCCTATACCCGGGATGGCTCTTTCCAGCTGAACGAGAATGGGCAGATGGTGACGGCCAATGGCTTCCCGATCGAGCCGGGTATCGTGATTCCTCAGAATGCGCTTTCGCTGAGCATTGCTCAGGATGGCACCGTTTCCGTCACCCAGCCTGGTGTGACCGGTAGTGTCCAGGTCGGTCAGCTTCAGCTGTCGACCTTTATCAACCCGACCGGTCTGGAAAGTATCGGCGACAATCTCTATCGCGAAACCAATGCCTCCGGCCCGCGCAATGACAACGTGCCGGGAAATAATGGCGCTGGTCTGCTGCAGCAGAATTTCGTCGAGACTTCCAACGTCAATGTGGTCGAGGAGATGGTCAACATGATCGAGACGCAGCGCTCCTACGAGATCAACTCGAAGGCCGTCTCGACCGTTGATCAGATGCTCGGTCGTCTGACCCAGCTGTGA